In a genomic window of Kineococcus endophyticus:
- a CDS encoding FAD-dependent oxidoreductase: MTDSNRPLRVAVVGAGPAGIYASDILSKADLSGTGFDGVGIDLIERLPAPFGLVRYGVAPDHPRIKQIIVALEKVLSRGDIRLLTNVDFGTDVTLEDLQRYYDAVVFSTGSIEDARLEIPGVDAPESYGAADFVSWYDGHPDYPRTWPLDAERVAVLGAGNVALDVARILAKHADDLLPTEIPDNVYEVLKASPVTDVHVFARRGPAQVKFSPLELRELGHVPDVDVLVDPEDFDFDEGSEQAIASSNQTRQVVKTLTDWTLKEGESTASRRIHLHFLHAPAEVLTDAGGHVSGLRTERTRLVGDGTVEGTGDFHDWDVQAVYRAVGYFGSPLPGVPFDALAGVIANHEGRVTDPEGGSLPGVYCTGWIKRGPVGLIGHTKSDASETVRHLVSDAAQLPQASEPDPQAVLDFLRGKGVEVLTWTEWETLDAYERSLGEPRGRERVKVVSREDMIAASRRAGAGEA, translated from the coding sequence GTGACCGATTCGAACCGTCCGCTGCGCGTCGCCGTCGTCGGAGCCGGACCGGCCGGGATCTACGCCTCGGACATCCTCTCCAAGGCCGACCTGTCGGGCACCGGGTTCGACGGTGTCGGCATCGACCTCATCGAGCGGCTGCCCGCGCCCTTCGGCCTCGTCCGGTACGGCGTGGCGCCGGACCACCCGCGCATCAAGCAGATCATCGTCGCCCTCGAGAAGGTGCTGTCCCGCGGGGACATCCGCCTCCTGACGAACGTCGACTTCGGCACCGACGTCACGCTCGAGGACCTCCAGCGGTACTACGACGCGGTGGTCTTCTCGACGGGGTCCATCGAGGACGCGCGCCTGGAGATCCCCGGGGTGGACGCCCCGGAGAGCTACGGCGCAGCCGACTTCGTCTCCTGGTACGACGGCCACCCCGACTACCCGCGCACGTGGCCGCTGGACGCCGAGCGCGTCGCGGTCCTCGGCGCCGGCAACGTGGCCCTCGACGTGGCCCGCATCCTCGCCAAGCACGCCGACGACCTCCTCCCGACGGAGATCCCGGACAACGTCTACGAGGTGCTGAAGGCCTCGCCGGTCACGGACGTGCACGTCTTCGCCCGTCGCGGGCCCGCGCAGGTGAAGTTCTCGCCGCTGGAGCTGCGTGAACTCGGTCACGTCCCCGACGTCGACGTCCTCGTCGACCCGGAGGACTTCGACTTCGACGAGGGCTCCGAGCAGGCCATCGCCTCCTCCAACCAGACCCGGCAGGTCGTCAAGACGCTGACCGACTGGACGCTGAAGGAGGGCGAGTCGACCGCCTCGCGGCGCATCCACCTGCACTTCCTGCACGCCCCGGCCGAGGTCCTGACCGACGCGGGCGGCCACGTGAGCGGCCTGCGGACCGAGCGCACGCGCCTCGTGGGCGACGGCACGGTCGAGGGCACGGGCGACTTCCACGACTGGGACGTCCAGGCCGTCTACCGCGCGGTGGGCTACTTCGGCTCCCCGCTGCCGGGCGTGCCCTTCGACGCCCTCGCCGGCGTCATCGCCAACCACGAGGGCCGGGTCACCGACCCCGAGGGCGGGTCCCTGCCGGGCGTCTACTGCACCGGCTGGATCAAGCGCGGTCCGGTCGGCCTCATCGGCCACACGAAGTCGGACGCCTCCGAGACGGTCCGGCACCTGGTCTCCGACGCCGCGCAGCTGCCGCAGGCGAGCGAGCCGGACCCCCAGGCCGTGCTGGACTTCCTGCGCGGCAAGGGTGTGGAGGTCCTGACCTGGACCGAGTGGGAGACCCTCGACGCCTACGAGCGCTCGCTTGGGGAACCGCGCGGCCGCGAGCGCGTCAAGGTGGTCTCGCGCGAGGACATGATCGCGGCCTCGCGCCGCGCCGGGGCCGGGGAGGCCTGA
- a CDS encoding electron transfer flavoprotein subunit beta/FixA family protein yields MRVVVCVKHVPDIQQPRSLRSDGLLVRGGDDDTLNELDEDAVEAGLRTAEAAGFPAEGHDVTVLTVGPSAAVESLRRGLAMGASTAVHVHDDAVAGSDAIATARVLAAAVAKLHAEQPVDVLVAGMAALDGLTSLVPAALAELLGWPQLTLADRIEVADGVVSVRRETSTDVEELTAPTPAVLSVTDQAFRARFPNFKGIMAARKKPVTTWTLADLDLAESAVGPAGSATRVVHAVERPERPDRVLVTGDAETVPALVDYLSQKGFA; encoded by the coding sequence GTGCGGGTCGTCGTCTGCGTCAAGCACGTCCCCGACATCCAGCAGCCCCGCTCCCTGCGGTCCGACGGCCTGCTCGTGCGGGGCGGGGACGACGACACCCTCAACGAGCTGGACGAGGACGCGGTCGAGGCGGGGCTGCGGACGGCCGAGGCCGCCGGGTTCCCGGCTGAGGGCCACGACGTCACCGTCCTGACGGTCGGCCCGAGCGCTGCCGTGGAGTCCCTGCGCCGCGGGCTGGCGATGGGCGCGTCGACCGCCGTGCACGTGCACGACGACGCCGTGGCGGGGTCCGACGCCATCGCGACCGCGCGCGTCCTGGCCGCGGCGGTCGCCAAGCTGCACGCCGAGCAGCCCGTCGACGTCCTCGTGGCCGGGATGGCCGCCCTCGACGGGCTGACCTCGCTCGTGCCGGCGGCGCTGGCGGAGCTGCTCGGCTGGCCCCAGCTGACGCTCGCGGACCGCATCGAGGTGGCCGACGGGGTCGTGTCGGTGCGGCGTGAGACCTCCACCGACGTCGAGGAGCTCACGGCCCCGACGCCGGCTGTGCTGTCCGTGACCGACCAGGCGTTCCGCGCCCGCTTCCCGAACTTCAAGGGGATCATGGCTGCGCGCAAGAAGCCCGTGACCACGTGGACGTTGGCCGACCTGGACCTGGCGGAGTCCGCGGTGGGTCCGGCCGGCTCCGCCACGCGCGTCGTCCACGCCGTCGAACGCCCCGAGCGGCCCGACCGCGTCCTCGTCACCGGGGACGCCGAGACGGTGCCCGCCCTGGTGGACTACCTGTCGCAGAAGGGTTTCGCGTGA
- a CDS encoding electron transfer flavoprotein subunit alpha/FixB family protein, with protein MSEQENRAAGRVAVLVDHLDGAVRPTALELLTLARGLGLEVHAVWVGYSAPSAELAAHGADAVHEVAVDGADAQLTASVVDALQTVLPAIGDVGLLLVPSTFEGREVAARLAVRTGAGVVTGASGVAFEDGRWTAHKSVLAGAWDTACAVTGPLAVVAVAPHAVQAVAQDGAAEPSVVRHTAEASAAARAVTVVSRTRRPTSERPPLAEAEVVVVGGRGVEGDFSGVEELADVLGGAVGATRVATDEGWIGHEAQVGQTGVTISPRLYVGLGVSGAVHHKGGMAASATVVAVNSDPDAPIFEFADYGIVGDLTEVLPALTAELRRRRG; from the coding sequence GTGAGCGAGCAGGAGAACCGCGCGGCCGGCCGGGTGGCCGTCCTCGTCGACCACCTCGACGGCGCCGTGCGCCCGACGGCGCTGGAGCTGCTGACCCTGGCCCGCGGTCTCGGCCTCGAGGTCCACGCCGTGTGGGTGGGGTACTCGGCCCCCAGCGCCGAGCTCGCCGCCCACGGCGCGGACGCCGTCCACGAGGTCGCGGTGGACGGTGCCGACGCGCAGCTGACGGCGTCCGTCGTCGACGCCCTGCAGACGGTCCTGCCCGCGATCGGCGACGTCGGGCTGCTCCTCGTCCCGTCCACGTTCGAGGGGCGCGAAGTGGCCGCCCGGCTCGCGGTCCGCACCGGCGCGGGTGTCGTCACGGGCGCCTCGGGCGTGGCCTTCGAGGACGGCCGCTGGACCGCGCACAAGTCCGTCCTGGCCGGTGCCTGGGACACGGCCTGCGCCGTCACCGGGCCGCTCGCCGTCGTCGCCGTCGCCCCGCACGCCGTGCAGGCGGTCGCGCAGGACGGTGCCGCGGAGCCGTCCGTCGTCCGGCACACGGCCGAGGCGTCGGCCGCGGCCCGGGCGGTGACCGTCGTCTCGCGCACGCGCCGTCCCACGAGCGAACGGCCCCCGCTGGCCGAGGCCGAGGTGGTCGTCGTGGGCGGCCGCGGCGTCGAGGGGGACTTCTCCGGCGTCGAGGAGCTCGCCGACGTGCTCGGCGGTGCCGTCGGTGCGACGCGCGTCGCCACGGACGAGGGCTGGATCGGGCACGAGGCGCAGGTCGGGCAGACGGGCGTCACGATCTCCCCGCGCCTGTACGTGGGGCTCGGCGTCTCCGGTGCCGTCCACCACAAGGGCGGGATGGCGGCGTCCGCGACGGTCGTCGCCGTGAACAGCGACCCCGACGCCCCGATCTTCGAGTTCGCCGACTACGGGATCGTCGGGGACCTCACCGAGGTCCTGCCGGCCCTCACCGCCGAACTCCGCCGCCGTCGCGGCTGA
- a CDS encoding alpha/beta hydrolase: MGLSSPVTQWVAIGVACAALVAIVVGWRLLARRGVLALLGRAASLIAVNLTVLVAVFLVVNSKFGLYSDWDDLLGIQSAQSATTTTTSGGGTGGTTTVSDPKAEQIAGYDGRVFRAQVPGPASGVTGTVLVMLPAGYGKAPAPAGGYPVIEAFHGYPGTPQQWLEAMDVMPSVDGAVARRQIVSPILVFPDLEIPAGRDTECVNGGPGEPQLETWMSKDVPDWVESHYQAARTASSWATMGLSMGAWCANQMTMLHPDRFGATISFGGYFRPNFGSWKPFALNSPAGQRLDLVTLAKVSPPAVRVWALASKSDSLSWPSTSALAAAAHGPLQVTMVTQQQGGHRTSIWAGFVPQALDWLGENLQGFAPTSA, encoded by the coding sequence GTGGGTCTGTCGAGTCCGGTCACCCAGTGGGTGGCCATCGGGGTGGCGTGCGCGGCACTGGTCGCGATCGTCGTCGGCTGGAGGCTGCTGGCGCGGCGGGGGGTGCTGGCGCTGCTGGGCCGGGCGGCCTCGCTCATCGCGGTCAACCTGACCGTCCTCGTGGCCGTGTTCCTCGTCGTGAACTCCAAGTTCGGCCTCTACTCCGACTGGGACGACCTCCTCGGCATCCAGTCCGCGCAGTCCGCCACGACCACGACGACGTCCGGCGGGGGCACCGGCGGCACGACGACCGTGAGCGACCCGAAGGCCGAGCAGATCGCGGGCTACGACGGCCGCGTGTTCCGCGCGCAGGTGCCCGGACCGGCGTCCGGCGTCACCGGGACGGTGCTCGTCATGCTCCCCGCCGGGTACGGGAAGGCACCCGCCCCGGCGGGCGGGTACCCCGTCATCGAGGCCTTCCACGGCTACCCGGGAACCCCGCAGCAGTGGCTGGAGGCGATGGACGTCATGCCCTCGGTCGACGGCGCCGTCGCCCGCCGGCAGATCGTGTCGCCCATCCTGGTGTTCCCCGACCTGGAGATCCCCGCGGGCCGCGACACGGAGTGCGTGAACGGCGGACCCGGTGAGCCGCAACTGGAGACGTGGATGTCGAAGGACGTCCCGGACTGGGTCGAGAGCCACTACCAGGCCGCCCGCACGGCCAGTTCCTGGGCGACGATGGGCCTGTCGATGGGCGCGTGGTGCGCCAACCAGATGACGATGCTGCACCCGGACCGGTTCGGGGCGACGATCTCCTTCGGCGGGTACTTCAGGCCGAACTTCGGGTCGTGGAAGCCGTTCGCGCTGAACAGCCCCGCGGGGCAGCGGCTCGACCTCGTGACCCTGGCCAAGGTCAGCCCGCCCGCCGTGCGCGTGTGGGCCTTGGCCTCCAAGAGCGACTCGCTGTCCTGGCCGTCGACGTCGGCCCTGGCCGCGGCCGCGCACGGGCCGCTGCAGGTGACGATGGTGACCCAGCAGCAGGGCGGGCACCGCACGAGCATCTGGGCCGGGTTCGTCCCGCAGGCCCTGGACTGGCTGGGCGAGAACCTGCAGGGTTTCGCGCCGACGTCGGCCTGA
- a CDS encoding SGNH/GDSL hydrolase family protein: MRPLRFGAVVLLLLGSMAASLPEETVAAAGGARAEGPLRPTRVVSLGDSVPTGAQCDCSPFPVLVAADLAAPGQRVGLEQLAEDGATSDDVAATVEDDLSDFSATDVVLLEAGANDLADLADGSDPLPDEAQVDSAAAEAVATVSATVDRIVPTGARVVVLDYWAVGLDGAVADQEYTPAEQAVQDQLTDSFDDQLQAAVDAKGARVTFVGLRQVFHGDDGSLDPTPLLADDGDHPNAKGQRAIADAVLTALSSERATRSPNIR; encoded by the coding sequence GTGAGACCTCTCCGCTTCGGCGCCGTCGTGCTGCTCCTGCTGGGCAGCATGGCCGCCTCCCTGCCCGAGGAGACGGTCGCGGCCGCGGGCGGCGCGCGTGCCGAGGGGCCCCTGCGCCCGACGCGGGTCGTCTCCCTCGGCGACTCCGTCCCCACGGGGGCCCAGTGCGACTGCTCGCCGTTCCCCGTCCTCGTGGCGGCGGACCTGGCGGCCCCCGGGCAGCGCGTGGGGCTCGAGCAGCTCGCCGAGGACGGCGCGACGTCCGACGACGTCGCGGCCACCGTCGAGGACGACCTGTCGGACTTCTCCGCCACCGACGTCGTCCTGCTCGAGGCCGGCGCCAACGACCTGGCCGACCTCGCCGACGGCTCGGACCCACTGCCGGACGAGGCGCAGGTCGACAGCGCCGCCGCCGAGGCCGTCGCCACGGTCTCGGCCACCGTCGACCGCATCGTGCCCACCGGGGCGCGGGTCGTCGTCCTGGACTACTGGGCCGTGGGGCTCGACGGGGCGGTCGCCGACCAGGAGTACACGCCCGCCGAACAGGCCGTGCAGGACCAGCTGACGGACTCCTTCGACGACCAGCTGCAGGCCGCCGTGGACGCGAAGGGCGCCCGGGTCACGTTCGTGGGCCTGCGGCAGGTCTTCCACGGCGACGACGGGAGCCTGGACCCCACGCCGCTGCTGGCCGACGACGGGGACCACCCGAACGCGAAGGGCCAGCGGGCCATCGCGGACGCCGTGCTCACGGCCCTGTCCTCCGAGCGCGCCACACGTTCACCGAACATCCGCTGA
- a CDS encoding MFS transporter produces the protein MGDLVSALQSPDVRTRPAARTARRRAALGSFVGTTIEWYDYYLYGTAAAIVLGPLFFPDVGGAVGVVAAFATYAVGFLARPLGGAVAGHVGDRVGRKAVLVASLLVMGVSTTAVGLLPTHAQIGVWAPVLLVLCRLLQGFSAGGEWGGAVLLAVEHAPTGRRGLFGAIPQTGSAAGMVLASGGFWLTRSLTDDDAFLAWGWRLPFLASAVLVVVGLLIRLKVTESPTFAAVRDAEATARRPVAEVLRTNRRGVLVTTGMRLGQNGSYVLYTVFALSYLGSEVRADGADVGLLAVLVASVLSLATTPFWGWLSDRVGRRPVYLAGSVLTAVFSVPAFLLFDTGSTALVVGAVVVAVNLGHDSQYGAQGAFFAEQFDDRTRYSGASLGYSIGAVLGGGLTPLVAASLLAAGGGSPWLVAGYLTFLAVLTTVAAACTRETAHEPLEGPTP, from the coding sequence ATGGGAGATCTCGTGAGCGCCCTGCAGTCCCCCGACGTCCGCACCCGCCCGGCGGCCCGCACGGCCCGCCGTCGTGCGGCCCTCGGCAGCTTCGTCGGCACCACGATCGAGTGGTACGACTACTACCTCTACGGGACGGCGGCGGCGATCGTGCTCGGCCCGCTGTTCTTCCCCGACGTGGGCGGGGCCGTCGGTGTCGTCGCGGCGTTCGCCACCTACGCCGTCGGCTTCCTGGCCCGCCCGCTCGGCGGGGCCGTCGCCGGGCACGTCGGCGACCGGGTGGGCCGCAAGGCCGTCCTCGTCGCCTCCCTCCTCGTCATGGGCGTCTCCACGACCGCCGTCGGCCTGCTGCCGACGCACGCCCAGATCGGCGTCTGGGCTCCGGTCCTGCTCGTGCTGTGCCGTCTGCTGCAGGGGTTCTCGGCGGGCGGGGAGTGGGGCGGGGCCGTCCTGCTGGCCGTCGAGCACGCCCCCACGGGACGGCGCGGGTTGTTCGGTGCGATCCCGCAGACGGGCTCGGCCGCGGGCATGGTGCTGGCCAGCGGCGGGTTCTGGCTGACCCGCTCCCTCACCGACGACGACGCGTTCCTGGCCTGGGGGTGGCGGCTGCCGTTCCTGGCCAGCGCCGTCCTCGTCGTGGTCGGCCTGCTCATCCGGCTCAAGGTCACCGAGTCGCCCACCTTCGCCGCGGTCCGCGACGCCGAGGCGACCGCCCGCCGCCCGGTGGCGGAGGTCCTGCGCACCAACCGCCGCGGCGTCCTCGTCACGACCGGGATGCGGCTGGGGCAGAACGGGTCCTACGTCCTCTACACCGTCTTCGCGCTCAGCTACCTCGGCAGCGAGGTGCGTGCGGACGGGGCGGACGTGGGGTTGCTCGCGGTGCTCGTCGCGTCGGTGCTGAGCCTGGCGACGACCCCGTTCTGGGGGTGGTTGTCCGACCGCGTCGGCCGCCGCCCCGTCTACCTGGCCGGGTCGGTGCTGACGGCTGTGTTCTCCGTCCCCGCGTTCCTGCTGTTCGACACGGGGTCCACGGCCCTCGTCGTCGGGGCGGTCGTCGTCGCCGTCAACCTCGGCCACGACAGCCAGTACGGCGCCCAGGGCGCGTTCTTCGCCGAGCAGTTCGACGACCGGACGCGCTACAGCGGCGCGTCCCTGGGGTACTCGATCGGGGCCGTCCTGGGTGGGGGCCTGACCCCGCTCGTCGCAGCGTCGCTGCTGGCCGCCGGCGGGGGTTCGCCCTGGCTCGTCGCCGGCTACCTGACGTTCCTGGCGGTCCTCACGACCGTCGCCGCCGCCTGCACGCGCGAGACCGCGCACGAGCCCCTGGAGGGTCCCACCCCGTGA
- a CDS encoding LLM class flavin-dependent oxidoreductase: MKPLRLNAFAMACVGHQAAGLWSRPEDRSADYRTLRHWTDLARLLERGGFDALFLADVLGTYDVYGGSRDAAVRAAAQVPVNDPLAAVSAMAAVTENLGFGLTVTTTYEQPYSLARRLTTLDHLTEGRIAWNVVTGYLDSAARNLGFTAQVAHDERYDVAEEYLEVCYKLWEGSWEDGAVVRDAARGVYADPAKVHDIAHHGRYFDVPGAFLCEPSPQRTPVVFQAGSSPRGQEFAARHAECVFVIAPTAAIAHRSVDSLRRKVEEAGRDPRSVAVYAGLTPVVRSSDAEAHALLADLREHASREGALALFGGWTGVDLAGAAPGDRLQHVTTDANRSALRSFTDDPDRDWTVDDLAQFVAVGGRGPVLAGSPQTVADELEAFAEEADVDGFNLMYATMPGTFADVVDHLVPELARRGRTAPPPPPGTTLRERLGTGDGPRLAAAHAGAGYRRP, from the coding sequence GTGAAACCGCTGCGCCTCAACGCCTTCGCCATGGCCTGCGTCGGGCACCAGGCCGCCGGCCTGTGGAGCCGGCCGGAGGACCGCAGCGCCGACTACCGCACGCTGCGGCACTGGACCGACCTCGCCCGGTTGCTCGAGCGCGGCGGCTTCGACGCGCTGTTCCTCGCCGACGTCCTCGGCACCTACGACGTGTACGGCGGGTCCCGCGATGCCGCCGTCCGCGCCGCGGCGCAGGTCCCCGTGAACGACCCCCTCGCGGCGGTGTCGGCGATGGCGGCGGTCACCGAGAACCTCGGGTTCGGCCTCACCGTCACGACGACGTACGAGCAGCCGTACTCCCTCGCTCGCCGGCTCACGACGCTCGACCACCTCACCGAGGGCCGGATCGCCTGGAACGTCGTCACGGGGTACCTCGACTCCGCCGCCCGCAACCTCGGGTTCACCGCCCAGGTCGCCCACGACGAGCGCTACGACGTCGCCGAGGAGTACCTCGAGGTCTGCTACAAGCTCTGGGAGGGGTCCTGGGAGGACGGCGCCGTCGTCCGCGACGCGGCCCGCGGCGTCTACGCGGACCCGGCGAAGGTGCACGACATCGCCCACCACGGCCGGTACTTCGACGTGCCCGGCGCGTTCCTGTGCGAACCCTCCCCGCAGCGCACGCCCGTCGTGTTCCAGGCCGGTTCCTCCCCGCGCGGGCAGGAGTTCGCGGCCCGCCACGCCGAGTGCGTCTTCGTCATCGCCCCGACCGCCGCGATCGCCCACCGCTCGGTGGACTCGCTGCGCCGCAAGGTGGAGGAGGCCGGGCGTGACCCCCGGTCCGTCGCCGTGTACGCGGGCCTGACCCCCGTCGTGCGCAGTTCCGACGCCGAGGCCCACGCCCTGCTGGCCGACCTGCGCGAGCACGCCAGCCGGGAGGGCGCGCTCGCCCTGTTCGGCGGCTGGACCGGCGTCGACCTCGCCGGGGCCGCGCCGGGGGACCGGCTGCAGCACGTCACGACCGACGCGAACCGCTCGGCGCTGCGCAGCTTCACCGACGACCCCGACCGGGACTGGACCGTCGACGACCTCGCGCAGTTCGTCGCGGTGGGCGGACGCGGCCCGGTGCTCGCGGGCTCGCCGCAGACCGTCGCCGACGAGCTGGAGGCCTTCGCCGAGGAGGCCGACGTCGACGGGTTCAACCTCATGTACGCGACCATGCCCGGCACCTTCGCCGACGTCGTCGACCACCTCGTGCCCGAGCTCGCCCGTCGCGGCCGGACGGCGCCGCCTCCACCGCCCGGGACGACGCTGCGCGAACGCCTCGGCACCGGCGACGGCCCGCGCCTCGCGGCCGCCCACGCCGGAGCCGGGTACCGCCGCCCCTGA
- a CDS encoding PP2C family protein-serine/threonine phosphatase translates to MEASGTRTTTSSTRNQTGRRDATLLGLATALAATDSVEDVALAVRDLMRQDLDASYTTVSMIEGPFLTTPALGQLDDDTEQRWLRLPLDVDSPAHRVARTGKPLVFHRLDQLLEAFPDAADTYRRTGLRSGVVLPLLISGGFRIGALTIAWDVERSLREDEAVLVTAVADATAQAARRAQLYRERRDVAHTLQAAMLPELPALPGLQLASRYLPWSPTDEQVGGDWYDAIALPDGGVLLLIGDVAGHDIEAAARMGRVRSMFRALAVDHPEEHPAALVHRLDHVLDALGDLTLATMAVVRLDPPGPGRQVHWTTAGHPPPLLVDAQGHSTVLLADPDLPLGVAPGRPRHDHVREWPAGATLVLYTDGLVERRGRDVGDGILVLRSSLERTHTEPLETLLGELVTAHVANSEDDCAVLAVRDTA, encoded by the coding sequence GTGGAGGCGAGCGGGACGCGGACGACGACGTCCTCGACCAGGAACCAGACCGGCCGTCGCGACGCGACCCTCCTCGGGCTGGCGACCGCGCTGGCCGCCACGGACAGCGTCGAGGACGTGGCCCTGGCCGTCCGCGACCTCATGCGCCAGGACCTCGACGCCAGCTACACGACGGTGTCGATGATCGAGGGCCCGTTCCTCACGACCCCCGCGCTGGGGCAGCTCGACGACGACACCGAGCAGCGCTGGCTGCGGCTCCCGCTGGACGTCGACTCCCCCGCCCACCGCGTCGCCCGCACCGGCAAGCCCCTGGTGTTCCACCGGCTGGACCAGCTGCTGGAGGCCTTCCCCGACGCGGCGGACACCTACCGGCGCACCGGGTTGCGCTCCGGGGTCGTGCTGCCGCTGCTGATCTCCGGGGGCTTCCGGATCGGTGCCCTCACCATCGCCTGGGACGTCGAGCGGAGCCTGCGCGAGGACGAGGCCGTCCTGGTGACGGCCGTCGCCGACGCCACCGCCCAGGCCGCCCGCCGCGCGCAGCTCTACCGCGAGCGCCGGGACGTCGCCCACACCCTGCAGGCCGCGATGCTGCCGGAGCTGCCCGCGCTGCCCGGTCTGCAGCTGGCCAGCCGCTACCTGCCGTGGTCACCCACGGACGAGCAGGTCGGCGGCGACTGGTACGACGCGATCGCCCTGCCGGACGGCGGGGTGCTGCTGCTCATCGGTGACGTCGCCGGGCACGACATCGAGGCCGCCGCCCGCATGGGCCGGGTGCGGTCGATGTTCCGGGCGCTCGCCGTCGACCACCCCGAGGAGCACCCGGCGGCGCTGGTCCACCGGCTCGACCACGTGCTCGACGCCCTCGGCGACCTGACGCTGGCGACCATGGCCGTCGTGCGGCTGGACCCGCCCGGGCCGGGGCGGCAGGTGCACTGGACGACGGCCGGGCACCCCCCGCCGCTGCTCGTCGACGCGCAGGGGCACAGCACCGTGCTGCTCGCCGACCCGGACCTCCCCCTGGGCGTGGCGCCCGGGCGGCCCCGGCACGACCACGTCCGGGAGTGGCCGGCCGGCGCGACGCTCGTCCTCTACACCGACGGGCTCGTGGAGCGCCGCGGCCGCGACGTCGGGGACGGGATCCTCGTGCTGCGCTCGAGCCTGGAGCGCACCCACACCGAACCGCTGGAGACGCTGCTCGGCGAGCTCGTCACCGCGCACGTGGCGAACTCCGAGGACGACTGCGCGGTGCTCGCGGTGCGCGACACCGCCTGA
- a CDS encoding LysE family translocator has product MPLTLEQVLALGATCAVIILVPGPSVLFIVGRALAHGRSTALLSVLGNSLGSLLAALVIAVGLGPVLQRWDVVLEVVRIAGAAYLVWLGVQALRGARHAGPAPATAPGGAPVAARPQRALRDGVVVGVSNPKVFVMFAAVLPQFVEPAAGSVPLQMALLSLVPVLIGLVCDSGWGLAAARVRTAFVGRPSRLRTVTRVGGVSMIGLGVVTAVTGRHR; this is encoded by the coding sequence GTGCCTCTCACCCTCGAGCAGGTCCTCGCCCTCGGTGCGACCTGCGCCGTGATCATCCTCGTCCCCGGCCCGAGCGTGCTGTTCATCGTGGGACGTGCGCTCGCGCACGGCCGGTCGACGGCGCTGCTGAGCGTCCTCGGCAACTCCCTCGGCAGCCTGCTCGCGGCGCTCGTCATCGCGGTCGGTCTGGGCCCCGTGCTGCAGCGGTGGGACGTCGTGCTGGAGGTCGTGAGGATCGCGGGCGCCGCCTACCTCGTGTGGCTGGGCGTGCAGGCCCTGCGCGGGGCCCGGCACGCCGGTCCCGCGCCCGCCACCGCCCCCGGCGGTGCGCCCGTGGCCGCCCGGCCGCAGCGCGCGCTGCGCGACGGTGTGGTCGTCGGGGTCAGCAACCCCAAGGTGTTCGTCATGTTCGCGGCCGTCCTGCCGCAGTTCGTCGAGCCGGCGGCGGGCTCGGTCCCGCTGCAGATGGCCCTGCTGAGCCTCGTCCCGGTCCTCATCGGGCTCGTCTGCGACAGCGGGTGGGGCCTGGCGGCCGCGCGCGTGCGGACGGCGTTCGTCGGGCGGCCGTCGCGGTTGCGGACGGTCACGCGGGTCGGGGGAGTCTCGATGATCGGTCTCGGCGTCGTGACCGCCGTGACCGGCCGCCACCGCTGA
- the htpX gene encoding zinc metalloprotease HtpX: protein MHRHHNGVKTAVLFGAIWAVLLLIGGLLASSFRAPVILLVFVLIGVGTSAYGYWNSATLALRAMRARPVSEAEQPATYHIVRELSTTARQPMPRLYVSPTMAPNAFATGRNPENAAVCCTEGILQMLDERELRGVLGHELMHVYNRDILTSSVAGALAGIITSVAQFGLFFGSMLGGGRDEDRPNPLAMLLLSLMAPLAATVIQLAISRTREYDADEDGAKLTGDPLALASALRKLELGTRQLPLPPERELVNSSHMMIANPFRGQGVAKLFATHPPMAERIARLEALAGYRR from the coding sequence ATGCACCGGCACCACAACGGCGTCAAGACGGCCGTGCTCTTCGGCGCGATCTGGGCCGTGCTGCTGCTCATCGGGGGTCTGCTGGCGTCCTCCTTCCGCGCGCCGGTGATCCTGCTGGTCTTCGTCCTCATCGGGGTCGGGACCTCGGCCTACGGCTACTGGAACTCCGCGACGCTCGCCCTGCGCGCCATGCGCGCGCGGCCGGTCTCGGAGGCCGAGCAGCCGGCGACGTACCACATCGTGCGCGAGCTGTCGACGACGGCTCGGCAGCCGATGCCCCGCCTGTACGTCTCGCCGACCATGGCCCCCAACGCCTTCGCGACGGGACGCAACCCCGAGAACGCAGCGGTCTGCTGCACCGAGGGCATCCTGCAGATGCTGGACGAGCGCGAGCTGCGCGGCGTCCTGGGCCACGAGCTCATGCACGTCTACAACCGCGACATCCTCACGAGCTCGGTCGCGGGTGCCCTCGCCGGGATCATCACCTCGGTCGCGCAGTTCGGGCTGTTCTTCGGCTCGATGCTCGGCGGCGGCCGCGACGAGGACCGGCCGAACCCCCTGGCGATGCTGCTGCTCTCGCTCATGGCCCCGCTGGCCGCCACCGTCATCCAGCTCGCCATCTCCCGCACGCGCGAGTACGACGCGGACGAGGACGGCGCCAAGCTGACGGGGGACCCGCTGGCCCTCGCCTCGGCGCTGCGCAAGCTCGAGCTCGGCACCCGCCAGCTGCCGCTGCCGCCCGAGCGCGAGCTCGTGAACTCCAGTCACATGATGATCGCGAACCCGTTCCGCGGGCAGGGGGTGGCGAAGCTCTTCGCCACCCACCCGCCCATGGCCGAGCGCATCGCCCGGCTCGAGGCCCTCGCCGGCTACCGCCGCTGA